Proteins from a single region of Amblyomma americanum isolate KBUSLIRL-KWMA chromosome 10, ASM5285725v1, whole genome shotgun sequence:
- the LOC144106489 gene encoding uncharacterized protein LOC144106489 isoform X2, whose amino-acid sequence MPLHLDQSPHVGMCHVVVVVVVCVTKWHIPTRLIGRNQGKKKKIRFLVLQLGLTAAGWMSGAPSPPGLKPARLLALLLLLCARASLAEEGDDLREPVHHTASTTCPEKIPLWQCLRLSWSAPPCRTNFDCAMPFPCCVTWCRNFCANDFRA is encoded by the exons atgccactacaccttgacCAATcgccccatgtgggtatgtgccatgttgttgtcgttgttgttgtgtgcgtcacaaaatggcacatacccacaaggctGATTGGCCGTAACCAGGGGAAAAAGAAGAAGATCAGGTTTCTTGTACTACAGCTTGGTCTCAC TGCAGCTGGCTGGATGAGCGGTGCACCCTCTCCGCCGGGTCTGAAGCCGGCGCGGCTTcttgccctgctgctgctgctgtgcgccCGGGCTTCGCTGGCCGAGGAGGGCGACGACCTGAGGGAGCCAGTGCACCACACGG CGTCCACCACGTGTCCCGAGAAGATTCCCCTGTGGCAGTGCCTGCGCCTCAGCTGGTCGGCGCCTCCGTGCCGCACCAACTTCGACTGCGCCATGCCCTTTCCCTGCTGCGTCACCTGGTGCCGGAACTTCTGCGCCAACGACTTCCGCGCCTGA